From the genome of Ovis aries strain OAR_USU_Benz2616 breed Rambouillet chromosome 5, ARS-UI_Ramb_v3.0, whole genome shotgun sequence:
TGACATATCTAAAGAAAACcaagtaaatgaaaacacaaggtAATCTTTAACTTCaaggaataaaaagtaaaataaaaagatatagtGAGTACACAATGCTCCCAATGATGCTGCAAATGAAAGAAAGCATGATAGGGCCTTGGAGATGTACAAGAGATAAAATCTAATCCAACATAAAAAGGAGTCAACTGATAATGTCTAAAACCAATTAATCAAAGTATAGTAGAATGTAAATTAAAGGCAGAAGAGACAAAGAGTTGAAAATGGCTGCTTAttgctatagtaatcaaaacagtgtctTATTGGCagaaaaatagacacacagatcaatggaacaaaattgagagttcagaaataaactcacgcatatattaataattaatctGAGACAAAGGGGCAAAGAACATACAACGGAGAAAGGATAGTCTCATCAATAAGTGGTGTTGGTAAAACTGGATAGCCAAATGCAAAATGATGAAACTAGACCACTatcttacaccatatacaaatatcaactcaagatggattaaaggcTTGAGTATAAGACCTGAAGCCATAAAAACTCTCACTAGAAAATATAGGCGATATGCTTTTCAATACTGTCTTACTAATTTCTTTCTGAATATGTCTcttaagggaaacaaaagcaaaaataaacaaatggtactaCTTCTAACTAAAacgcttctgcacagcaaaggaaaccatcaacaaaaggaCAATAtatagaatgggagaagatatttacaaatcatatatccaATAACAAGTTAATGccaatatatataaagaactcatacaactcaacaaaaacaaagcaacctaatttaaaaatgaatggaggggacctactgtatagtctgtggaactctgctcagtattatgcAGCAGTctagatgggaagggagtttggagaatggtatggctgagtcccttcgctattcactggaaactatcacaacattgttaattggctataaaagaaatgaacagagggggattccctggtggtacagtggctaagactctgaactcccagtgtagggggcccaggtttgacccctggtcaggaaactagatcccacatgctgtaattGTGAGTTCACATGCCATAGTTAAGAGTCTGTATGCCATTTTTCCACAGAAGACAAAAAGATGGTCAACagccacatgaaaagatattcaagcatcactcatttttagaaaatgcaaataaaaaccacaagatattacctcacacccattagaatggctattatcgaGTAAGTCAAGAAATAACAAattttggagagggtgtggacaaaagggaatcatacactgttcatgggaatgtaaattttggagccactatagaaaataatatgaagattcctcaaaaaagctaagaatagaactaccatatgatccagctatttcacttctggatatttacctgaagaaaatgaaaacaccaatttataaagatatatgtaccctatattcactgcagcattactcaAAGTAGCAAAGATACGGAAATGTCCTAAGTGCCCATCGACAAacaaatggacaaagaagatatgatacacacacacagtggaatgctactcagcataaaaaagatgaaatcattTTATATGCTACAACACACCTTGAGGAtattatcctaagtgaaataagtcagggggagaaagacaaatactgtatgatttcactcatgtgaaatatattaaaaaaaaagacaaaacaaacaaacacatagctatagagaacagaagaaaagaatggTCTTTTCCTCTAATGGTCATCAGAGGAAAAGCAGTGTAGGGGTAGGGCATAATGTGTAAGAGGGACCACCTGTGTAAGCAAAAACTAAACTTGTGGTGAGCACACCATAGTGTACACAGAAGTCAAAATACAGTGTACACATGAAACTTAGTAAGgttataaacaaatattaattcaaaaaagTCTCCTTATTGGGAAATGAactaggaaaatgagagaaagtaCAGAAAACTACCGTATTTTCTTCTAAACCTTTTAGTACTACTGATTTTGAATCAAGGtcatagattatttttaaaagagtggaTTTTACAAGATCAGTAAAACAGAGTTCTTGCAAGTAtcctaaataataaaaaaggaaataaaatactaaatataataAGAACACATATATAACTAAATGTAAATTATGCAATTAAAATATAATACCAAAATGTTTGTAAATCCAgataaatggtttttaaaaataaaatacaaattactttaaacagaaacaaaactcaTAGATTAATAACCAAAAGTAAAATGGAAAGATAGTCATAAATTTACCACCCAAATCCAAACCATTTAAAAGGCAAGTCATAATAAAGCATGTAGAAACAGATGATAATATGATTATAAAAACAATTGTTGCATAAAAATAGAAAGCTTCTAATCCATACTACAAAGCCAGAACAGTTTACTATCAAAGCCATATAAGctaaacacacatatatgcacacacacagaacagcATGAGCcaaaaaaatcctaaaacaatGTTGGCTCATCAAATCTACCTGTGCATTAAAACAATATGTAATGGTTAAATGTCATTTAAATCAAGAACTCAATAATTAAAAAGCTAAAGAATAAAAGCACAGTTTCACAGATGTCAAAAATTACTctaaaatatgaaagaataaggaaaaataaaatttttttcatggagCATTTACCCCAAGTTGACATCAACCATCATAGTTAAAGATGAAATACTAGGAGCACTTCCACAGACAAGAGTGACACCTGCATGCTATTATTAATTTTAAGAGTATTCATCGCATACTCTTAGAATGCCCGTTATGTGAACACATACTTAAATCAGGTGAAGGGTAGAGGATGGGGTGGTAGACAGTGTTCCAAAAAATACTGTGGGAATAGAGCAAAGGCCTTGAAACTGGAAGGGTTATTTAATTCACAAGAAACTGAAAAACGGCCAGTTACTCTGCAGGGTGGACAGCATTATTAAGCAGTTTGCAAATAAAAGGTCCTCAACCGATATTTGTTGACTTTGGGATGGAGACTTCATTGTCTTATATATTCTTTActataaatcttaaaagttaaagagattttcttagGATTAACTCCTGTATGGGAACCGGAGTTTAATTTTGTGTAcataaattataagaaaacagCTGATTTTTCTGCGAGTGCACTCACAGAGAGGGAAACGATGTAAGAACTTACTAGGCGTACTATGGCtagttgagaaaaaagaaaatgaaataaaacagcaaagaaaCTTGGGGGTAAAAAAATCACTCCTACTTCAGCTCCTTTAATCCGCCATCTTTTTGTTCTAGTCTTAAAATCGGGAGTAACACCCACAAAACGCAAGGTGGCGCTGCaagctaaaaagagaaaaaaattttctcatcAAGGATGCTGCGGATGCCAGCGTTTAGAGGAAAGCTGGCCAGACTGTAACAGTAGAGGAAAGGAAACCGTGGTAAGAGGAGTTGGGTAAAATGGGAATTCCTCCCTACAAGCATTGCTGTTATCCAGTTCATTTCTAACGATTCGATTGATGCCATTTCTGAGTTGCTTAAGAACGAGAGAAAGTGTTTTTGAAAGACTGGTTAAACGAAGAATGGACGCCAGAGTGGAATGTGCTGTGCAGCAAAGGCAAGTCCTCTTTCTTTGTGTATTTCTGGGAATGTCCTGGGCTGCTGAGGAACCGCTAATGTATTTTGTGGAGGAGGAAGCTGAGAGAGGCACCTTTCTGGCCAACCTAGCACATGACCTGGGGTTGGGGATGGAGGAACTATCAGCCAGGGAGCCTAGAGTCATTTCAGACCAGAAAATAGGATTTTTACTACTCGATCCGCTTACTGGTGATTTATCTCTAAATGAGAAATTAGACCGAGAGGAACTGTGCGGCCTCAAAGAGCCTTGTGTGCTACCGTTCCAGCTGTTAATGGAAAAGCCTTTTGAGATTTTCCGTGCTAAATTATGGGTTAGAGATATCAATGATCATTCTCCAGTATTTCTGGATAGAGAGATTCCCttgaaaatattagaaagtaCCACCCCAGGGGCGGCATTTCTTCTACAAAGTGCACAGGATTCAGATATAGGAACCAATAACGTGAGAAACTACACCATCAGCCCCAATGCCTATTTCCACATTAGTGTTCATAATGGTGCAGAGGGGATTATCTATCCTGAATTGGTCCTGGATAGACCGTTGGATCGAGAAGAGGTGCCTGAACTCAGTTTAATCCTCACCGCCTTGGATGGTGGCTCTCCAGTCAGATCTGGGACTACCCTGGTGCGCATCCTGGTTTGGGACACAAATGACAACGCGCCTGAATTTGTACAGCCTCTCTACAAGGTGCAGTTGTGTGAGGATAGCCCTGTGGGCTCTCTGGTTGTCACTGTCTCAGCTAGAGATTTAGATACGGGAAGTAATGGGGAAATAGTTTATGCATTTTTTTATGCTACTGAAAGAATTCTCAAAACATTTCAAATCAATCCAACATCCGGCAGTGTTTATCTCAGAGCTGAATTGAACTATGAGGTAATGCAAACTTACACATTAACTATTCAGGCCAAAGATGGCGGAGGACTTTCAGGAAAATGTACGGTGGTGGTTCAGGTAACAGATATAAACGACAATCCACCAGAACTGCTCATGTCATCACTTACTAGCCCAATTCAAGAAAATTCACTTGAAACAGTCGTAGCTGTTTTTAGGATTCGAGACAGAGATTCGGGGAACAATGCAAAGATGGTGTGTTCTATCCAAGACGATCTCCCCTTCGTCCTGAAGCCATCTGTAGAGAATTACTACACCTTGGTAACCGACAGTCCACTGGACAGAGAGGAAAGAGCCGAGTACAACATCACCATCACGGTCACAGACATGGGAACCCCCAGACTGAAAACGGAGCACAACATAACCGTGCTGGTGTCCGACGTCAACGACAACGCCCCCGCCTTCACCCAGACCTCCTACACCCTGTGGGTCCGCGAGAACAACAGCCCCGCCCTGCACATCGGCAGCGTCAGCGCCACAGACACAGACGCGGGCGCCAACGCCCAGGTCACCTACTCGCTGCTGCCGTCCTCCGACTCGCCCGTGCCCCTCGCCTCCCTCGTGTCCATCAACCCCGACAACGGCCACCTCTTCGCCCTCACGTCCCTGGACTACGAGGCCCTGCGGGCCTTCGAGTTCCGCGTGGGCGCCACCGACCGCGGCTCGCCCGCGCTCAGCAGCCAGGCGCTGGTGCGCGTGCTCGTGGCGGACGCCAACGACAACGCGCCCTTCGTGCTCTACCCGCTGCAGAACGCCTCGGCGCCCTGCACCGAGCTGGTGCCCAGGGCGGCCGAGCCGGGCTACCTGGTGACCAAGGTGGTGGCGGTGGACGGCGACGCGGGCCAGAACGCCTGGCTGTCGTACCAGCTGCTCAAGGCCACGGAGCCCGGGCTGTTCGGCGTGTGGGCGCACAACGGCGAGGTGCGCACGGCGCGGCTGCTGAGCGAGCGCGACGCGCCCAAGCAGCGGCTGGTGGTGCTGGTCAAGGACAACGGCGAGCCGCCGCTGTCGGCCAGCGTCACGCTGCACGTGCTGCTGGTGGACGGCTTCTCGCAGCCCTACCTGCCGCCGCCGGAAGCGGAAGCGGCGGCCGCGGCGCCGGCCGACCCGCTCACCGTCTACCTGGTGGTGGCCTTGGCGTCGGTGTCGTCGCTCTTCCTCTTCTCGGTGCTGGTGTTCGTGGCGGTGCGGCTGtgcaggaggggcggggcgggctcGGCGGGTCGCTGCCCGGTGCCCGAGGGCCACTTCCCGGGCCACCTGGTGGACGTCAGCGGCACGGGGACCCTGTCGCAGAGCTACCAGTATGAGGTGTGTCTGACGGGAGGCTATGGTACTGGCGAGTTCAAATTCTGAAGCCGATTCTCCCCAGTCTCGCATCCCAGAGCATAGGCAGGGAAGTGGAAGAATATCCCTCATATCAGAATGATTTGGGTCtgtgataaaaaggaaaaataccgTTACTATATCTGTGAATATATTCCTGTTAAGAAATTTATCTCAATTTACCTGTAGAGGAGTGCTTTCACATCATTTCAGGGATTCCTAAGGTCAAAGAATGAATTTCTTCACACAGAAAAGGATTCACCTTTAGCCCTAAGAACACAAAGCATGGATTGTGTATTGTCATCTTTTGCCTCAATTATGCTTTATGTGCAGTCTATTGCATGACAAATCTTGTTTGAGACGTTCTAAATTGTAATTCACTGTCTTCAAATATTATtgcaacttttattttctgagttgATTTGAGTGCTGTGCAAGTACCTAAATAAGAAAAAACCtgcaatatatattttgaaattttcaattttagaaataaaCCTATGATGGGAGGTATTTTAGAAATGAGCAAACGTACGttcatagtttctttgagttcACAAAGGTCACCAAGTGAAAAATGGCAGAGCTAAGCATCTCTTATAAATCTGATTCTGGGGCGTTCTTGTGATGCTATACTGTTTTCTCTTATTAGATATCACCTGGCAAGTTTCTGCCTAATTAAAGAGAAAtctttttctcatatttctttaCAGTCTTTTCTGTAAAGACTAAGATGtgtattgtggttttattttcttacaaactAACAATACAGTTTTTGTGGATAATAattcaagtattatttttaaagctctgaCCTAACCAAATCTCAAAAGCAATTGAAAGTCTATCTGTGTCTTCTTCTTGTTATCTGAACCCATGACCTGCATTTCATAGAAAAGATTAATGACCATGAATAGAAATATTAtacaattattaattttaatcacTTATTTCTCTCCCATTGCAGTAATTTTCCTACATCAGCCCCTATCTGCtcttttaaacacatttttcctttaaattgaaagtttatttttaaagttacattcAATATACTTCAGTGCTGAATCAGGAAAAGGGGAGGAACAGAATTTTACACAATGATAGAAATTAAGACATACCATCCAAATGTAATGGATGGTGGATCTTGTTTGAATTTTGATTCAATCAATACAACttagaaataattagaaaagtcTGACTATAAACTGATACTAAACAATATTAACAATTTCTTAGGTGTTGTAAGGTCACtgtagtgttttttaaaaaaagttagagatgtataataaaatttttacagGTGAAAATTTAGTTTGCCTGGGATGTGAAAATGTTAGGGATATAGGGTAAACAATTATGGCAAAATATTGATACCTGTTCTAACTAGCTATGAATACCTGGGAGTTTGTCATACTACTCTCCTTCATTATGgggtttgaaatttttcaaaataaaagatttttttaaatggacactGTAAAGATttttggacacagtaggggaagtaaagagtgggatgatttgagaggatagcattgaaacgtatatattatatgtgaaatagatagccagtgggaaatTCTCGATGTATGGTGTAGAGAACAAGTCAGTGCTCTATGAAAACCCAGAGTGTTGCGAAGGGGAGGAGGTAGGAGGGACATTCAAGAAAAAGGgcacatatgtatacctaatGTTTATTCATGTtgatggcaaaaaaaaatcacaatattgtaattatcccctaacttttaaaaaaaatggaaaaaactgaCACTGTAAGAAGTGGAATGGAAACTAGAACACTTCTGAGATACAGACTCATCGATATGATCAGATTATACCTCTACTAAACAAACTCTCCAGCCTTTTTGTTTCATCATTTGATATGATAACATCTATCTTAAATAATGCTGCTCATGAATTCTTCTGCCATGTGAATCTTGTTTTTCTAGTCATGGCAATGGACTAATGCAAACTGAGCTACCTGATGGCATCAAAAAACATGcctggtgtatgtgtgtataaggttaatttctttctgtctcagtttcctcatctgttaagtgaGGAACTCACGGCAGCCCAAGGTGTAAGTACCTTTAATATTGTCACATtagacagatgaggaaacggaggcacTGGTTAAATAATGTGTCCAAGGTTTATAGCTATTAATTATTCCCATAGTTCATGGCAATAAAAGTGTCCAGTTCTCGAAGTTTTCTGTTACcatatacatttaaatttctGCACAGTCTTCCTTATCAGACTGTCACATATTTGCTTTTGCTCCAAACTCAGGTACTATCATTTCTCCTGTATGGCCCTCAACAACTGTCTGAACCTTAGGGTGGGAAATAGTAAAAAGAGTATTCtaaggcaggcctggcgtgctgcagtccattgggtcgaagagtcggacatgactgagtgactgaactgaactgaaccttagaTATATCGGTGATACATAATACTGTCAAGAGTTGGGAACagtggggagttccctggtggtctagtagtcaCGATTCATTGCTTTCACTGAAgtgacatgggttcagtccctggtcagggaacacaGATCCCAGAAGCAATGCAGCgaggccaaaatttaaaaaaaaaaaaaaaaaaaaaaaagctgggaaCACTGCATCCATTTCAACCCGGAAAATACAAGTTCCTCTGAGGACGCGTGGTGGCGCTGCAGGATAAGAAGGTACAAACCTAAATCGCAGCTGCGGTTCTATTAAAGGCAGAACTCGTAAGCAGAGCCTGGAAGCCCACGGGAAGCTTGGATGTCACAGTAGGACTAGATCTTCCGTAAAGGGCTTCTCAAGGAAATATTTCTGAGGTAAACCACAAGACATAGAGGCCTTTACAGCTCAGCGGAACCATCCTCGCCAGAGGCTATACCGGGCAAGAACAATGGAGGCCAGCAGGAAGCTCGTTTGCAAACAAAGGcaagtctttttcttctttctctacttAAACTTAGCTCTGGCCGGCTCTGAATTTAGGCGTTATTCTgtggaggaggaagctgaggggaGCTCTTTCGTAACCAATTTAGCAAAAGACCTGGGTCTGGGGCAGGGGGAACTCTTCAGGCGGGGAGCAAGGGTCATTTCCAAAGGGAACAAACTGTATTTGCAGCTGGATCAGGAGTCTGGGGATTTACTGCTAAATAAGAAACTGGACCGCGAGGAACTGTGTGGTCAGACAGAGCCATGTGCGCTGCGTTTCCAGGTTTTACTAGAGAATCCCTTAGAGTTTTTTCAAGCTGAGCTACAGGTAATAGACATAAATGACCATACTCCTGTGTTCATGGACGGAGATATGTTGTTAAAAATATCAGAGAACAGTCTTCCTGGCACTACATTTCCTCTAAAGAATGCTCAGGACATGGATGTAGgccaaaataatattgaaaattatataatCAGTCCCAACTCCTATTTTCGGGTCCTCACTCGCAAACGCAGCGATGGCAGAAAATATCCGGAACTTGTGCTGGACAAAGTACTGGATCGCGAGGAGGAAGCTGAGCTCAGGTTAACCCTCACTGCTCAGGATGGTGGTTCTCCACCACGGTCTGGCACCGCTCACGTATACATAGAAGTCGTGGACATCAACGACAACGCCCCTGAATTTGAGCAGCCTTTCTACAGAGTAAAGATCCCTGAGGACAGCCCCAAAGGGTTTCTTGTTGTCAAAGTCTCTGCTACCGATGTAGACATAGGAGTCAATGGAGAGATTTCCTATTCAGTTTCCCAGGCTTCAGAAGACGTCAGCAAAACCTTTGAGATCAATGCCATGACTGGAGAAATTCGACTGAAAAAACAACTTGATTTCGAAACAACTCAGTCCTATGAGGTCAGTATCGAGGCCAGCGATCCTGGAAGCCTTTCTGGAAAATGCACCGTTCTGGTTCAAGTGGTGGATGTGAACGACAATGCCCCAGAAGTCACCATGTCTGCATTTACTGGGCAGATCCCTGAGAACTCGCCTGAGACTGTGGTTGCAGTTTTCAGTGTTTCAGATCTTGACTCTGAAGAGAATGGGAAAGTAAGCTGCTCCATTCAGTACGATCTACCGTTTTTGCTGAAATCTTCCATGGAAAATTTTTACACCCTAGTAACAGAGCGACCGCTAGACAGAGAGACCAGAGCCGA
Proteins encoded in this window:
- the LOC101123376 gene encoding LOW QUALITY PROTEIN: protocadherin beta-13 (The sequence of the model RefSeq protein was modified relative to this genomic sequence to represent the inferred CDS: deleted 1 base in 1 codon) encodes the protein MEASRKLVCKQRQVFFFFLYLNLALAGSEFRRYSVEEEAEGSSFVTNLAKDLGLGQGELFRRGARVISKGNKLYLQLDQESGDLLLNKKLDREELCGQTEPCALRFQVLLENPLEFFQAELQVIDINDHTPVFMDGDMLLKISENSLPGTTFPLKNAQDMDVGQNNIENYIISPNSYFRVLTRKRSDGRKYPELVLDKVLDREEEAELRLTLTAQDGGSPPRSGTAHVYIEVVDINDNAPEFEQPFYRVKIPEDSPKGFLVVKVSATDVDIGVNGEISYSVSQASEDVSKTFEINAMTGEIRLKKQLDFETTQSYEVSIEASDPGSLSGKCTVLVQVVDVNDNAPEVTMSAFTGQIPENSPETVVAVFSVSDLDSEENGKVSCSIQYDLPFLLKSSMENFYTLVTERPLDRETRAEYNITITVTDLGAPRLKTEHNITVLVSDVNDNAPAFTQTSYTLWVRENNSPALHIGSVSATDTDAGANAQVTYSLLPSSDSPVPLASLVSINPDNGHLFALTSLDYEALRAFEFRVGATDRGSPALSSQALVRVLVADANDNAPFVLYPLQNASAPCTELVPRAAEPGYLVTKVVAVDGDAGQNAWLSYQLLKATEPGLFGVWAHNGEVHTARLLSERDAPKQRLVVLVKDNGEPPLSASVTLHVLLVDGFSQPYLPPPEAEAAAAAPADPLTVYLVVALASVSSLFLFSVLVFVAVRLCRRGGAGSAGRCPVPEGHFPGHLVDVSGTGTLSQSYQYEVCLTGGTGTGEFKFLKPVVPNFQAISPGQK
- the PCDHB7 gene encoding LOW QUALITY PROTEIN: protocadherin beta-7 (The sequence of the model RefSeq protein was modified relative to this genomic sequence to represent the inferred CDS: inserted 1 base in 1 codon) is translated as MPFLSCLRTRESVFERLVKRRMDARVECAVQQRQVLFLCVFLGMSWAAEEPLMYFVEEEAERGTFLANLAHDLGLGMEELSAREPRVISDQKIGFLLLDPLTGDLSLNEKLDREELCGLKEPCVLPFQLLMEKPFEIFRAKLWVRDINDHSPVFLDREIPLKILESTTPGAAFLLQSAQDSDIGTNNVRNYTISPNAYFHISVHNGAEGIIYPELVLDRPLDREEVPELSLILTALDGGSPVRSGTTLVRILVWDTNDNAPEFVQPLYKVQLCEDSPVGSLVVTVSARDLDTGSNGEIVYAFFYATERILKTFQINPTSGSVYLRAELNYEVMQTYTLTIQAKDGGGLSGKCTVVVQVTDINDNPPELLMSSLTSPIQENSLETVVAVFRIRDRDSGNNAKMVCSIQDDLPFVLKPSVENYYTLVTDSPLDREERAEYNITITVTDMGTPRLKTEHNITVLVSDVNDNAPAFTQTSYTLWVRENNSPALHIGSVSATDTDAGANAQVTYSLLPSSDSPVPLASLVSINPDNGHLFALTSLDYEALRAFEFRVGATDRGSPALSSQALVRVLVADANDNAPFVLYPLQNASAPCTELVPRAAEPGYLVTKVVAVDGDAGQNAWLSYQLLKATEPGLFGVWAHNGEVRTARLLSERDAPKQRLVVLVKDNGEPPLSASVTLHVLLVDGFSQPYLPPPEAEAAAAAPADPLTVYLVVALASVSSLFLFSVLVFVAVRLCRRGGAGSAGRCPVPEGHFPGHLVDVSGTGTLSQSYQYEVCLTGGYGTGEFKFXKPILPSLASQSIGREVEEYPSYQNDLGL